One Malania oleifera isolate guangnan ecotype guangnan chromosome 10, ASM2987363v1, whole genome shotgun sequence genomic region harbors:
- the LOC131165831 gene encoding phosphoribosylamine--glycine ligase: MSCTFFTTGVSPKLLNNHHHHQYHHHMHQFQVFKPFVGGNSHCLVTPQWRGKFGNFVSSRSFAVDINCNLKKLERLNDKGSERVIALVIGGGGREHALCYALQRSPSCDAVFCAPGNAGISNSGNATCISSLDIFDSSAVISFCRTWGVGLVVIGPEAPLVSGLANDLVEAGIPTFGPSAEAAALEGSKNFMKNLSDKYGIPTAKYQTFTDSAAAKKYIQQQGAPIVIKADGLAAGKGVIVAMKLEEAYDAVDSMLVEGVFGSAGCRVIVEEFLEGEEASFFALVDGENAIPLESAQDHKRVGDGDTGPNTGGMGAYSPAPILTEELQSLIMKSIILPTVKGMSAEGCKFVGVLYAGLMIEKKSGLPKLIEYNVRFGDPECQVLMVRLESDLAQVLLAACRGELSNVSLSWSTGSAMVVVMASNGYPGPYEKGTLIRNLEEAEHVAPCVKIFHAGTELDPDGNFIAAGGRVLGVTAKGRDLEEASERAYRAVDEINWPGGFYRCDIGWRALPKRQFARQV; this comes from the exons ATGTCTTGCACATTCTTCACCACTGGAGTTTCTCCAAAACTTCTCAAcaaccatcatcatcatcagtaTCATCATCATATGCATCAGTTTCAAGTATTCAAGCCATTTGTAGGAGGCAATAGTCACTGCCTTGTGACACCTCAATGGCGTGGCAAATTTGGTAATTTTGTTTCATCTCGGTCATTTGCTGTTGATATCAACTGTAATTTGAAGAAGCTAGAGCGACTCAATGACAAAGGTTCTG AGAGGGTGATTGCGCTGGTCATTGGGGGAGGAGGAAGGGAACATGCACTTTGCTATGCTTTGCAGAGATCTCCTTCCTGTGATGCGGTCTTCTGTGCGCCTGGTAATGCTGGAATTTCCAACTCAGGAAATGCCACTTGCATTTCAAGCCTCGACATCTTTGACAGCTCAGCTGTGATCTCCTTCTGCCGCACATGGGGAGTGGGATTGGTTGTTATTGGACCAGAGGCTCCTCTTGTTTCAGGTCTTGCAAATGATCTTGTTGAGGCTGGAATCCCTACTTTTGGCCCCTCGGCAGAGGCAGCTGCTTTGGAAGGATCCAAGAACTTCATGAAGAATTTAAGTGACAAATATGGAATTCCCACTGCTAAG TATCAAACTTTTACGGACTCAGCTGCGGCGAAGAAATATATTCAACAGCAAGGGGCACCTATTGTTATCAAGGCAGATGGATTGGCTGCTGGAAAAGGAGTTATTGTTGCTATGAAATTGGAGGAGGCTTATGATGCTGTTGATTCAATGCTTGTGGAGGGTGTTTTTGGTTCTGCAGGCTGTCGTGTTATTGTTGAGGAATTTCTCGAAGGAGAAGAAGCATCCTTTTTTGCCTTGGTAGATGGAGAGAATGCAATTCCTCTAGAATCTGCTCAGGACCATAAACGAGTAGGGGATGGTGATACAGGGCCCAACACTGGTGGAATGGGGGCATATTCTCCTGCGCCCATATTAACAGAAGAACTTCAGTCCTTGATCATGAAATCTATAATCCTTCCTACCGTGAAAGGCATGTCTGCAGAAGGCTGTAAGTTTGTTGGGGTTTTGTATGCTGGTCTCATGATTGAGAAGAAGTCTGGTTTGCCTAAGCTAATTGAGTACAACGTTCGATTTGGAGATCCAGAGTGCCAG GTTTTGATGGTTCGGTTAGAATCCGATCTGGCACAAGTTCTTCTTGCAGCTTGCAGGGGAGAGCTAAGCAACGTATCCCTGAGTTGGTCCACTGGTTCTGCCATGGTTGTAGTAATGGCAAGTAATGGCTACCCTGGACCCTATGAGAAGGGAACCCTAATTCGTAACCTTGAAGAAGCAGAGCATGTTGCTCCATGTGTTAAGATATTTCATGCTGGAACTGAACTTGATCCAGATGGCAACTTCATCGCTGCTGGGGGTCGTGTTCTTGGGGTTACTGCTAAGGGACGTGATCTTGAAGAAGCAAGTGAGAGAGCTTATCGAGCTGTGGATGAAATCAACTGGCCAGGAGGGTTTTATCGGTGTGATATTGGTTGGAGAGCACTACCCAAGAGGCAATTTGCCAGACAAGTCTAA